AGTGGGGAAAGGCCTATGGACAAACCATCCGAGGCTACATATCTATATCGCTCGATTCTAAAGATAACATTGTAGTTGCGGCTGATGTTGCACCAAGAGGTGTGTGGCTTCTTAAACTCGACAGAGATGGCTGTTTTGTATGGAGTATGACATTTCCAGGTCTGAGTTCTCCTTCCCTTGCTGTTGATACTTATGGAAACGTTCTCCTGGCAGGGGTCTCAGAAGGTTCTTTGGTGTTATTGAAACTAACTGGTGACGGGCACTTGGCTTGGGCTAAAGAATATCTCCCTTCTCAGGGTTCTGGCCACTTCGTTAGTTTAGCGAAGAGTTCCCTCGTTGATGATAGCGGAGGTATTGTTATAGGGGGAACCTTTGTAAGCGGATTCTATTCGAATGCCTCTGTTTTGTACATCGACCATGATGGCAATGTGAAGTGGGCAAAAATATACGGAACGTCATCACTTGTTAGGATTAACGACTTAGAAACAGGCTCTCAGGGAGAAGTGATCCTGGGTGGGTTTGTAGCGAGCTTTATGCACCATCCGGACGGATGGATTATGGAACTAACTCCCGGTGGGGAGGTGGTCTGGAGCGTTCTACTGGGCACAGAGGACAGTGCTGAGGAAATTCTCGATGTCGTGGTGGACTCTCAATCCAACGTTTTTGCTTCGGGTTACAAGGGGGTTAGGGGATTAATCGCCAAGCTACCCCCTTATGGATGTTTGGATGGATGCGATGTTATACGTGTGAGAACGCCCTCTGTGTCCTCAATAGAGCTAGAGTCCAAAAGCATAATGCCTGCCGTATCGCGGGAAGCCTATATTCCAGTTAAAGTTTATTACTCGATTTCTCTCTGGTTCCCCGAAGTGTCCAGAATCTGCGAGGTTACGCTCTCTGGAAAGCTCGAAGTATCCTCTGAACCCACCGATGCTGAAGTTGTCATTCAGGGAGAGTACTCTTCATACTCAGGGACAACACCTCTCTCGATTGAAGTTCCCGCGGGAAGATACAACGTGAGCGTTGTCAAAGATGAATACGAGAAATACAAAACAACGGTTTCTGTGGAAGTGGGGAAGACAGAGTCCATCTCCGTAACGTTGGTGCCAAAATTCGGTTATCTGAATGTGACGTCAGTCCCGGTGGATGGCGAGGTGTACGTGGATAATTACTTTATTGGGACTACCCCTCTTGAAGAAATAAAGCTGTCAACGGGAACCCACGAGCTGAGAGTGAAGAAGGATGGATACGAGGAGTACGCTGAGGACTTCGAGATACGTCCCGGTGAAACCACGAAGATACACGCTGTATTGGAGGCAAAGAGCGGGAATCTTCGCGTAAACTCGACGCTACCGGGTTTGGAGGTTTATCTGGATGGATCATACATAGGAACTACCCCTATAGAGGGTTACAAAACCTCGGCCGGGAAGCACTTCCTCAGGGTACTCAGAAGGGGCGAGGAGGTATACAGTGGGATAATAACCATAGAACCCGGCGGCACCACGGTGGTGCACGTTGTGTTTTCTGGCTCTTCCGAGACTTCTACCGGAACTTCAACGGAGTCCGAAACGGATTCAACTACCAGCAGCACGGGTGGGACGTCCCCACCTGGAGGGGAGATATGTGGCCCCGGTTCTTTAATCTGGGTTTTGCTCCTCCTCGCACTGGTTAGACGCGGGAGGTCTTGAATTTTTATATTTTCTGCCCTCGGCGATAGCTGGTGTCATCACACCTCAGACCCGAAGCCACTCGTCATCGGGCGGGGTGGACTTATCGCGCCAGTTTATAAACTTCCTCGTGCCTCAGTCAGGCACTTAGTACCTCCTGATGTACGTCTTGCTCCCCACAACCTTCCCGTTTTCAAGGCGCATGACATCTACCTGTTCAAAGCCCACCGTTTCCCTCTTGTACGCGATTAGATAATCAATGAATTCCCTAATTCCATAGCGCGTTATGGAGTCCTTGACGTACTTCTGCTCGTAGAGGAGTATGAGCTTGTCCTTGTGCCCCGCCAGCCAGCGGTGGAGCTTCTCCCTCTCGGCCTTCGAGCGCGAGAGTGGGTTTACTATCAGGTAGACGTCGAAGTCGTCGCTCTCAAAGGGAGAGCCTATGTAGACGTCACCGTTCACCTGGAAGGGTAGGTACTCCGCTAAAACCTTCCTTCCGCCCTTGCTCCAGGCATTGATGTATATTCTCGCGAGTCTCTTCCCGTCTCCGGTTATTAAAACGGCTCCCGAGTCGAGTTCGGCTATTTCCTTCAGCATGGTCATCACAAAAAACTTTCACTGAGTGGTTAAAATTCTTTCCCAAATTTTCGGTTTTTAGGGAACCGCAAACTATATATTCCATCCCGGGTGTATCCTTTTGAAAACTCGTGGGGTGTTACCATGAAGAAGTGGTTGAGTCTGTTTTTAATCGGCCTCTTGGCCATGAGCGTCGTGGCCAGCGGCTGTATATCCTCCAGCAAGGAGGAATCCAAAAAGGGCGCCATCGCCATCGTCTATGATGTCGGTGGTAGGGGTGACCTGAGCTTTAACGATATGGCTTACCTCGGCGCCAGTAAGGCCGCCAAGGATTTCAACCTTGACCTCGTTGAGATGCAGAGCAACAGCGAGGACGACTATGTCAAGAACCTCGAGACCCTTGCAAGCCAGAAGAAGTACCTGGTTATCATCGCCGTCGGCTTCATGATGACCGACGCCGTCAAGCAGGTCGCCAAGGAGTACCCAGACCAGAAGTTCGCGATCATCGACGGTTACATTCCCGACATGCCCAACGTCATGAGCATCCTCTTTAAGGAGAACGAGGGTTCAGCCCTCGCCGGAGCTCTTGCGGGACTCATAGCTGCAAACGACGGCAAGGACAAGGTTGGTATCGTTCTTGGTATGGAGATACCCGTCCTCTACAAGTTCGAGGCCGGCTATCGCTTCGGTGTCAAGTGGGCTGAGGACTATTACTACAAGAAGGAGGGCAAGAACGTCACCATAGACGTCATCTACCAGTACACCGGAACCTTCAATGATGCCGCCAAGGGTAAGGCGGCCGCGAGGGCCCAGCTCGCCCAGGGTGCCTGGGTTATCTACCAGGTCGCCGGTGGAACCGGTCTTGGTGTCTTTGACGCTGTTGACGAGGTTCTCAAGTCCCAGAACAAGAAGATGGGTCCGCCGTTTGCAATCGGTGTCGACTCAGCCCAGGACTGGATCAAGCCAGGGGTCATAATAGCCAGCATGATGAAGCGCGTTGACGTCGGTGTCTACACCGCCGTTCAGGACGCCGTCAACGGTAACTTCAAGGGAGGCATAGTCGAGCTTGGCCTCAAGGAGGGCGGTGTCGGACTGAGCACCGTCGACGACGTTATGGCCATGTTCAACTC
This window of the Thermococcus siculi genome carries:
- a CDS encoding BMP family lipoprotein — its product is MKKWLSLFLIGLLAMSVVASGCISSSKEESKKGAIAIVYDVGGRGDLSFNDMAYLGASKAAKDFNLDLVEMQSNSEDDYVKNLETLASQKKYLVIIAVGFMMTDAVKQVAKEYPDQKFAIIDGYIPDMPNVMSILFKENEGSALAGALAGLIAANDGKDKVGIVLGMEIPVLYKFEAGYRFGVKWAEDYYYKKEGKNVTIDVIYQYTGTFNDAAKGKAAARAQLAQGAWVIYQVAGGTGLGVFDAVDEVLKSQNKKMGPPFAIGVDSAQDWIKPGVIIASMMKRVDVGVYTAVQDAVNGNFKGGIVELGLKEGGVGLSTVDDVMAMFNSLPEDTQKQKLKDLGFNSKDELKQYLEQTRGQVPDWVWDAIKELEGKIKTGIIKVPAPMDKDGIEAVRQAKTWQEMMELAK
- a CDS encoding PEGA domain-containing protein codes for the protein MKALIVLWITLFIFVGTAPLTGGAEIGPALQGTYWVDVYMNSRDVASLSLTDEGKILAIGGSTIWMMDTDGGIVWAHSIENVTLGELKQTSSGDFIMAGRLIDGSLWIAKIGGDGGIKWGKAYGQTIRGYISISLDSKDNIVVAADVAPRGVWLLKLDRDGCFVWSMTFPGLSSPSLAVDTYGNVLLAGVSEGSLVLLKLTGDGHLAWAKEYLPSQGSGHFVSLAKSSLVDDSGGIVIGGTFVSGFYSNASVLYIDHDGNVKWAKIYGTSSLVRINDLETGSQGEVILGGFVASFMHHPDGWIMELTPGGEVVWSVLLGTEDSAEEILDVVVDSQSNVFASGYKGVRGLIAKLPPYGCLDGCDVIRVRTPSVSSIELESKSIMPAVSREAYIPVKVYYSISLWFPEVSRICEVTLSGKLEVSSEPTDAEVVIQGEYSSYSGTTPLSIEVPAGRYNVSVVKDEYEKYKTTVSVEVGKTESISVTLVPKFGYLNVTSVPVDGEVYVDNYFIGTTPLEEIKLSTGTHELRVKKDGYEEYAEDFEIRPGETTKIHAVLEAKSGNLRVNSTLPGLEVYLDGSYIGTTPIEGYKTSAGKHFLRVLRRGEEVYSGIITIEPGGTTVVHVVFSGSSETSTGTSTESETDSTTSSTGGTSPPGGEICGPGSLIWVLLLLALVRRGRS